The following coding sequences lie in one Cryptococcus neoformans var. neoformans B-3501A chromosome 14, whole genome shotgun sequence genomic window:
- a CDS encoding hypothetical protein (Match to EST gb|CF190881.1|CF190881; Similar to gi|19115292|ref|NP_594380.1| small nuclear ribonucleoprotein, F-like [Schizosaccharomyces pombe], FASTA scores: opt: 326, E(): 4.6e-17, (60.000% identity (90.667% similar) in 75 aa overlap (13-87:1-75)); HMMPfam hit to LSM, LSM domain, score: 68.0, E(): 2.5e-17) produces MSSPEPQGEPQPVSGSPSEFLRNIVGKRVKVRIGSGVDYTGLLTCLDGYMNVALEQAEEWAGEVKTAAYGDCFLRGNNVLYISALEDL; encoded by the exons ATGAGCTCCCCAGAACCCCAAGGTGAACCCCAACCCGTCTCCGGATCCCCTTCGGAATTCCTTCGAAACATTGTTGGCAAGCGCGTTAAGGTTAGAATAGGAAGCGGGGTGGATTACACCG GTCTTTTAACATGTTTAGATGGTTACATGAACGTCGCCCTTGAGCAAGCGGAGGAGTGGGCGGGAGAGGTGAAGACTGCCGCTTACGGTGATTGTTTCTTGCGAGGTAACAACG TCCTCTACATCTCAGCACTGGAAGATTTATAG
- a CDS encoding hypothetical protein (Match to ESTs gb|CF186098.1|CF186098, gb|CF189959.1|CF189959, gb|CF192243.1|CF192243; Similar to gi|46101662|gb|EAK86895.1| hypothetical protein UM06072.1 [Ustilago maydis 521], FASTA scores: opt: 680, E(): 5.8e-32, (40.922% identity (62.824% similar) in 347 aa overlap (22-315:42-381)); HMMPfam hit to OTU, OTU-like cysteine protease, score: 77.3, E(): 3.9e-20), whose amino-acid sequence MSRIVSSDFRNCNFYPYYYPVVKYGYPPKPLPSTAGPLSSIPIGKGEQLIVSSIPSGGPSKKVPVVAQPSTTTSSAPAASRPTNASPVLAAPLVSNASQGEGVESGESVAVPGRDAGYLQLRVVPDDNSCLFSAIGIVFEGGIEAAQRLRMVVANAIKDDPFTYSEVMLGQPIDQYVKRIQKPQTWGGAIELSIFAKHYKTEIASFDVATGRCDRFGQDEYDTRCILVYSGIHYDAISLSPLPVSPASFHTTIFPVTDQIILTTADKLVSQLRARHYYTDTANFDLRCAICKKGLRGEKGAREHAMQTGHVEFGEY is encoded by the exons ATGAGCAGGATAGTAAGCAGTGACTTCCGAAATTGCAACTTTTATCCTTATTATTACCCTGTAGTTAAGTATGGTTATCCACCCAAGCCACTTCCATCAACGGCGGGGCCGTTgtcttccatccccattGGCAAGGGAGAGCAGCTTATTGTCAGCTCTATACCATCGGGTGGCCCTTCAAAGAAGGTACCAGTTGTTGCCCAACCTTCAACAACTACTAGCTCAGCTCCTGCTGCTTCAAGGCCTACCAATGCGTCACCAGTTCTTGCTGCCCCCTTAGTGTCGAATGCTTCTCAAGGCGAAGGTGTAGAAAGCGGCGAGAGCGTTGCCGTACCGGGCAGAGACGCTGGATACCTGCAGCTGAGGGTTGTACCGGATGACAACTCTTGTCTTTTCAGTGCTATTGGTATTGTATTTGAGGGCGGTATCGAGGCAGCTCAGAGGCTGCGTATGGTGGTGGCCAACGCCATTAAGGATGACCCTTTTACATACTCCGAGGTTATGCTTGG CCAACCGATCGATCAGTATGTGAAGCGGATCCAAAAGCCGCAGACATGGGGAGGAGCTATCG AACTCTCAATATTTGCCAAACA CTACAAGACTGAAATTGCCTCGTTTGACGTAGCAACAGGGCGTTGCGATAGATTCGGCCAAGATGAATATGACACACG TTGCATTCTCGTCTACTCTGGTATTC ACTACGACGCCATCAGTCTATCACCTCTCCCTgtttccccagcttctttCCACACCACAATATTCCCTGTAACTGATCAAATCATTCTTACTACTGCGGACAAGCTCGTCTCACAACTTCGAGCTAGGCATTATTATACCGACACTGCAAACTTTGATCTCAGGTGTGCGATATGCAAGAAGGGTctgagaggagaaaaaggtgCGAGAGAACACGCCATGCAGACTGGTC AtgtcgagtttggcgaGTACTAA
- a CDS encoding hypothetical protein (Similar to gi|13592175|gb|AAK31375.1| ppg3 [Leishmania major], FASTA scores: opt: 339, E(): 3.3e-08, (32.468% identity (59.091% similar) in 308 aa overlap (4-306:701-991))): MGEPPDGSSSYNVPSSVAMSASSQLPPHGSPSSSSETLLTSSSRSSSSSGPNLTTPELQPHDHQLPPVFHSHSPNTSPSGSTTSTAHSKGESTPRAEISAPVWPLSTASDITDVYEEPSTMTGIGPSFNEQPPTVSRSSSLKRGNSWRKKHASLDTPPTAPRHDPSFPSFTSLSQIPPLSQPPQSDISSPVIGPPATQAPSTAVAYAEARRFSRGSQASTSSQDKWTRAHSPSSGCQISAPISPPVGYPLSFYSSGRRNSSSSGLAPPASSAASTASSSSGRSSGRNISTPPQAPRWAQPPAVTNSYSGRALSFGSGQSRPDINVDDFDPELLEGAEDEWIEMIKGSEGRIAIKSTPSVYDIMVWLPGFSIDNITIATRGHRTVHIVADQWDEGDHAQWDIKLGEDANLKSVNAKFTGKELRVTVARQLPEWQIARNLRLSNAATKRPNPCSGPSITATNINPLERATAARSRV, encoded by the exons ATGGGCGAGCCTCCGGACGGATCCAGCAGTTACAATGTTCCCTCGTCGGTAGCTATGTCTGCTAGCTCCCAGCTGCCACCGCATGGTTCACCCAGCTCTTCAAGCGAAACACTTTTAACCTCCTCATCTCGgtcttcgtcctcttcagGTCCGAATCTTACGACGCCTGAACTCCAGCCACACGACCACCAACTCCCACCCGTCTTCCACTCCCACAGCCCAAAcacttctccttctggGTCTACGACAAGCACAGCGCATTCAAAGGGGGAAAGCACTCCTCGAGCAGAGATCAGTGCTCCGGTGTGGCCCTTGTCTACAGCGTCCGACATTACCGACGTCTATGAGGAACCATCAACAATGACTGGTATCGGACCCAGTTTTAACGAGCAGCCACCAACTGTATCtcgctcttcatcactcaaACGAGGGAATAGTTGGAGGAAAAAGCATGCCAG TCTCGATACTCCTCCAACTGCCCCCCGTCATgacccttcttttccaagcTTTACTTCTCTGAGCCAGATTCCACCTCTATCTCAACCACCCCAATCTGATATTAGTTCGCCCGTGATCGGACCACCAGCAACTCAGGCCCCATCTACAGCAGTCGCATATGCAGAAGCTAGGCGCTTTTCGAGAGGTTCTCAGGCCTCTACATCTAGCCAGGACAAATGGACTCGAGCTcattctccctcttctggATGTCAGATATCTGCACCTATCTCACCTCCCGTGGGCTACCCTCTTTCATTTTACTCTAGCGGGAGGCGAAactcctcgtcctccgGTCTTGCACCCCCTGCCTCGTCTGCTGCAAGCACGgcctcgtcatcctccgGCAGAAGCTCTGGTCGGAATATTTCTACGCCACCCCAAGCGCCGAGATGGGCTCAGCCACCTGCTGTTACCAACTCGTACTCTGGTAGAGCACTTTCCTTCGGTTCTGGTCAAAGTCGCCCAGATATCAACGTGGATGATTTTGATCCGGAGCTGCTTGAAGGTGCCGAGGATGAGTGGATTGAGATGATCAAGGGCTCGGAAGGGAGGATTGCCATTAAGAGTACGCCAAGTGTGTATGATATAATGGTTTGGCTCCCAGGCTTTTC GATCGACAACATCACCATTGCCACTCGAGGACATCGAACAGTTCATATTGTGGCAGATCAATGGGATGAAGGCG ATCACGCTCAGTGGGACATCAAATTGGGTGAAGATGCCAATCTGAAATCTGTCAACGCCAAATTCACGGGCAAGGAGTTACGTGTGACGG TCGCCAGACAACTTCCTGAGTGGCAGATAGCCCGTAATTTGCGACTGTCAAATGCCGCAACCAAGCGTCCAAATCCTTGTAGCGGTCCAAGTATCACTGCTACCAACATCAATCCTCTTGAACGCGCTACTGCAGCACGCAGTCGAGTTTAG